The following DNA comes from Paraburkholderia phytofirmans PsJN.
AACACCGAGTACGCCGACAAGGCTGCGCCGCGGCTTGCCGGCGGCACGAGTCCGACTGCTTCCACGCCGAGCGCCGGGAACACCAGTGCGAAGCCGAAGCCGGTCAGCGCCGCACCGGCCAGCGCGATATGCGGTTCGGGCGCGAGCCACAGCATCAGCAGGCCGGCACATTCGAACGAAAACGAAGCGATCGCGACGCGGAAGCCGCCGTAGGTTTTGATCGTATTGGCGAACAGCAGGCGCGCGCCGATGAACAGCGTGCCGAAGACCGTCAGCGACAACGCCGCGTTCGGCCAATGCTTCGCGGCATAAAACAGCGTGATGAAGGTAGCAATGGAACCGAAGCCGGCTGAGCCGAGCGCAAGACCAAGGCCGTGCGGCAGTACGCGTGTGAAAACGCTGCGGTACGACATGCGCTCGCCGTGCACGATGGGCACCGGCGCGATCGGGCGGGCGAGGTAGAAGCCGAGCGCCGCTAGCATAATCACCAGAATGCCCAGCGCGGCAAAGCCCACCGTATGCGCGATCGCCACGCCGAGCGGCGCGCCGACTGCCAGCGCGCCATACGTCGCGATACCGTTCCACGAGATCACCCGAGCATTGTTGCTGGTGCCCACCCGGCCGATGCCCCAGAGAATCGCACCCGTGCCGCACAGGCTCTCGCCGAAGCCCAGCACAAGACGGCTGCAGACCAAAAGCCCAAGACTCACCACCGGCCAGCGCCCGCACAGCACAGCCAGCAGCAACAAAACCCCGCTCGCACCGCAACCCAACAAGCCGATTGTCACAGTCCGCTTCGGCCCCAACGTATCCGCGGAACGGCCGGCCAGCGGCCGCGACGCCAGCGTCGCCAGGTATTGCACGCTGATTGCCGCACCCGCCAGCACGGCGCTATAACCGAGGTCGTCGTGAACGTAGCCCGGCAGCACGGCCAGCGGAATTCCGATCGTCAGATAGCAAAGAAACGTGAAAAAGACGACCGGAATGATCTGCATGGTCGTCGCGAATTCGGTGCGAGGTGTCGCTGAGTCGGTGGACATGGGGAAAACGAGACTTGAAATCGGCGGGAAGGCGTGATTTTCCCATGGAACCGATTCTCTTGCAGGACTTGCTTAATAATTCGTCGGACGAAAAGCTGCTTCGGGAGCCATATAGTGGTCTGTTTTTGCCCCTTTAGTGCCTAATTTTTGAGCTCAGTCGACCAAACTACCGCAATTTAATATGTCCGTTTTGCTTCATTAAATTTTAAAACACTGCAAAACTTCCTAATCACCATAAGCCAACCGCCTTCCAAACTCATCTCGATATCGTTTGGCGGATATGTCCCGCATGCGGTCCGAGCTATGGGTTGTATTTATTGACGGTGATAGTTTTCGAACCATCACTGCTGCAGGTCCCCACGGACACAGAACATTCGAGAGTAACGAGACATGACTGAGCCGATTCGCTTCTACCACCGCAACGCGATCCGCGAGATCAAGGACGCGCCCGTCACCCGCACCGTCCTGCAATATCTGCGCGAAGACGCGCATTGCACCGGCACCAAGGAAGGCTGCGCCGAAGGCGACTGCGGCGCGTGCACGGTCGTGATCGGCGAGCGCAACGAGGCAGGCGGCGTCGACTTCAAGGCGGTCAACGCCTGCATCCAGTTCGTGCCGACGCTCGACGGCAAAGCGCTTTACACGGTCGAAGACCTGCGTCAACCGGACGGCTCGCTGCATCCGGTGCAGGAAGCGATGGTGGAGTGCCACGGCTCGCAGTGCGGTTTCTGCACGCCGGGTTTCATCATGTCGATGTGGTCGCTGTACGAAAAGCACGGTCACGAACATAGCTGCGCGAACAAGACCGTGCCGTCGCGCGACGCGATCAGCAACGCGCTGACCGGCAACCTGTGCCGCTGCACGGGCTATCGTCCGATCGTCGACGCGGCAGTGCGCATGTTCGAAGCGCCCGCGCCGAAGGCGCCGGTCGACATCGAAGCGCTGTCGAAAACGCTCGCTACGATCGAGCGCAAGGACACCTTCCACTACCAGCACGCCGGCCAGCAATTCGACGCGCCGCGCACAATCGAGGCGCTCGCGAAGATCAAGGAAGCCGCACCGGCCACGCGCATTCTCGCCGGCAGCACGGACATCGGCCTGTGGGTCACCAAGATGATGCGCGACCTTGGCAACATCGTGTATGTCGGACAGATCGCCGAATTGCAGAAGCTCGAAACCAACGACGAATGGATCGAGATCGGCGCGGGCGTGAGCGTCGAAAAGGCCTACACGGAAATCGTCAAGCAGTACCCGGAACTGTTCGAAATGCAGCAGCGTTTCGCATCGTTGCCGATTCGAAACGCCGGCACGCTCGGCGGCAATATCGCCAACGGTTCGCCGATCGGCGATTCGATGCCTGGCCTGATCGCCCTCGGCGCGCGCGTGATCGTGCGGGGCGGCGAGACCGAGCGCGAAATGCCGCTCGAAGATCTGTACCTCGCGTATCAGAAGAAAGACATGGCTGAGCACGAGTTCGTCGTCGGCCTGAAAGTGCCGTCGCGCACTGGCGTTCGCAAGAACCTGCAGTTCCGCTCTTACAAACTCTCGAAGCGTTTCGATTCTGATATCTCGGCGGTGTGCGCCGCGTTCTCGTTCATCGCGGACGGCAACGTGATTCGCGATCCGCGCATCGCGTTCGGCGGCATGGCGGCCACGTCCAAACGCGCGACGCACGCCGAAGCCGTGTTGCGCGATGCCGAATGGCACGAAGCCACGGCACAAGCCGCGATGCTCGCGCTCGGCAACGACTACGCTCCGCTCTCGGACATGCGCGCGACCAGCAACTACCGCCTCGAATCGGCGAAGAACACGCTGTACCGCTTCTGGCTCGAAACGCGGCCGAACAATCCGCTGCCCAAGAGCGCGCTCGATGTGCGCGCGGTCGCAGCGGCGTGCGCGCCTGCAGGCGTCTAAGCAGAAGCCCAACGGATACGGAGAACACACACAATGAATCAGCATGCCGAACCGTTCCTGAAAGACCTCAAGGAGCTCGACGACTTTACGCAGGTCCACGTCTCGCGTCCGCACGAGTCCGCGCATTTGCACGTGAGCGGCCGCGCGACCTACACCGACGACATCCCGACGCTTGCCGGCACGCTGCACGCCGCGCTCGGTTTGTCGTCGAAAGCGCATGCGAAGATCGTCTCGATATCGCTCGACAAGGTGCGCGCCACGCCGGGCGTGGTCGCGATCTTCACCGCCGACGACATCCCGGGCGTCAACGACGTCGGCCCGATCATCCACGGCGACGATCCGATTCTCGCCGACGGCCTCGTGCAATACATCGGCCAGCCGATCTTCATAGTAGTCGCAACATCGCATGACACCGCGCGTCTCGCCGCGCGCCGCGCCGACATCGTCTACGAGGAACTGCCGGCGATCCTGACGGCGCAGCAGGCGCGCGCCGCGAACCAGCACGTCCTGCCGCCGATGAAACTCGCGCGCGGCGAAGCGGACACGAAAATCGCCCGCGCCGCGCATCGCGAAGCAGGCGAAATGCTGCTCGGCGGCCAGGAGCAGTTCTATCTGGAAGGCCAGATTTCGTACGCGGTGCCGAAGGACGACGACGGCATGCACGTCTACTGTTCGACGCAACACCCGACCGAAATGCAGCACATGGTCGCGCATGCGTTGGGCGTGGCGTCGCATAACGTGCTGATCGAGTGCCGCCGCATGGGCGGCGGCTTCGGCGGCAAGGAATCGCAATCGGGTCTGTTCGCGTGCTGCGCCGCGCTTGCCGCATGGAAGCTGCTGTGCCCTGTGAAACTGCGTCCGGACCGCGACGACGACATGATGGTCACGGGCAAACGCCACGACTTCCACTACACGTATGAAGTCGGCTACGACGACAAGGGCGTGATCGACGGCGTGACGGTCGACATGACCTCGCGCTGTGGCTTCTCCGCCGACCTGTCCGGTCCCGTGATGACGCGCGCGCTGTGCCACTTCGACAACGCGTACTGGCTCTCCGACGTGACGATCGACGGCTTCTGCGGCAAGACCAACACGCAGTCGAACACGGCGTTCCGTGGCTTCGGCGGTCCGCAAGGCGCGTTCGCGATCGAATACATCATGGACAACGTCGCGCGCTCGGTGGGCGAGGATTCGCTCGACGTGCGCCGCCGCAATCTGTACGGCAAGACCGAGCGTAACCAGACGCCGTACGGCCAGATCGTCGAAGACAACGTGATTCACGAGTTGATCGACGAACTCGAAGCGACCAGCGAATACCGCGCACGTCGCGCGGCGATCAACGAGTTCAACGCGAACAACGAAATCCTGAAGAAGGGCATGGCGCTGACGCCGGTCAAGTTCGGCATCGCGTTCAACGTGACGCACTTCAACCAGGCCGGCGCGCTCGTGCACATCTATACCGACGGTTCAGTGTTGGTGAATCACGGCGGCACCGAAATGGGCCAAGGCTTGAACACCAAGGTCGCGCAGGTCGTCGCGCATGAACTGGGCATTGGCTTCAACCGCATTCGCGTCACGGCGACCGACACCAGCAAGATCGCCAATACGTCGGCGACGGCGGCTTCGACGGGTTCCGATCTGAACGGCAAGGCCGCGCAGGACGCCGCGCGCCAGTTGCGCGAACGTCTGTCGGCGTTTGCCGCCGAGCGTTTCGGCGCGGGGAACGTGAGCGCGTCGGAAGTGCGTTTCATGCATGACCGCGTCGTGGTCGGCGAAATGATCGTGCCGTTCGAAGAAGTGATCGCGAAGGCTTATGTCGCGCGTATTCAACTCTGGTCGGACGGTTTCTACGCGACGCCCAAGCTCTACTGGGATCAATCGAAACTGCAAGGCCGGCCGTTCTACTACTACTCGTACGGCGCGGCCGTGTCCGAAGTGGTGATCGACACGCTGACCGGCGAAATGCGCGTGCTGCGCGCGGACGCATTGCATGACGTGGGCGCTTCGTTGAATCCCGCGCTCGACGTCGGCCAGGTGGAAGGCGCGTTCATTCAAGGCATGGGCTGGCTCACGACCGAAGAGCTGTGGTGGAACCCGGGCGGCAAGCTGATGACGCATGCGCCGTCCACCTACAAGATTCCGACCGTCAACGATACGCCGCCCGATTTCCGCGTGCGCCTCTTCAAGAACCGCAATGCGGAGGACAGCATCCATCGTTCGAAGGCGACCGGCGAGCCGCCGCTGCTGCTGCCGTTCTCGGTGTTCTTCGCCGTGCGCGATGCGGTGTCGGCAGTCGGCGACCACAAGGTCAATCCGCCGCTCAATGCACCCGCGACCAGCGAGGAAATCCTCAAGGCGGTCGGCGCGGTTCGGGCCGCAACCATAGCGGCGCGTCAATAAGCGTGGTTATAGCGCGGCAATGAGCCGGGAAAGAAGCACGTGAACAACACACTCACTGGAATGATTGCCATGAACGATTTTTCATCCGTTCAGATCGGCCGACACAGCGCCGTGCAGATGCCGCGTCCGGCGCCGATGCATATCGTGCTGTTCGGCGCGGGGCACGTCGGGCACGCGCTCATCAAGCTGCTCGGCAGCTTGCCGTGCGTGGTCCAGTGGGTCGACGAACGCGACGAACTGTTTCCCGACGAAACGCCCGCCAACGTGCAAGTCGAAGCGACCGACACGCCGGACGCGATCGTCGATGCCGCGCCGCCCGGCGCCTACTTTCTCGTGATGACGCATAACCACGCGCTCGATTTTTCGCTCGCCGCGCGCATCATGCGGCGGCGCGATTTCGCCTACTTCGGCATGATCGGCTCAAAGACGAAGCGCGTGAAATTCGAGCGTCGTCTGCTCGATCGTGGCGTGGATCTGGATCGGCTGGTGGAGATGACGTGTCCGATCGGCGTGGCGGGTATCGTCGATAAGGCGCCTTCGGCGATTGCCGTGGCGGTGTGCGCCGAGTTGTTGCAGATTCGCACGCGACAGGTCGTGGCGCAACGCGCAACGCAGCAGTTCTGCGCGAGCGTTTGATGTCTGAGCAATAGACCGAATCAGAACGAGACGCTCGACCGGCGCCGATCGAACGGCAAAACTCAAAACGTCAGCCCGTTGCGGCTGACGTTTCCTTTTTGGGCGCCCGCTTCGCACGCCGCACCTTCTGCGCGACCAGCGTATCCGACACCTGCGACATGAGCGTACGCAGCCAGCCGACATCGCTCGGCCGGTCCGGCTGCGGATGCCACAACTGATAGCACTTGATGCGCGGAAACGGAATCGGCACGTCGATCACCGCGAGCGGCAGCATGCCCGCGTAGTGCATCGCAAAGCGGCGCGTCGTCGTGAAGATCAGATCGGATTGCAGCAGCGTCTGCGGCACCAGCCCGAAGTAGGGCAGCGTGGCGACGATGCGGCGCTCGGCGCGCGCCCGTGCGAAACCGATGTCGATGGCGCCGCTGCTCGCGCCGCTATACGGCGTCGGCGCGAGATGCGGCGCGGCGAGATACGCTTCGCGCGTCAACGGCATGCGCGTCAACGGATGATCGGCGCGCATCATGCACACCACGGTGTCGGAGAACAGATCGCTGCGCTCGAAACGCGGCTCGGGCTTCGGCCAGTTGCCGATCACCAGATCCAGTTCGCCGGCGTCGAGCGCGGCGGAATAATCGAGCAAAGGGCT
Coding sequences within:
- the xdhC gene encoding xanthine dehydrogenase accessory protein XdhC is translated as MNDFSSVQIGRHSAVQMPRPAPMHIVLFGAGHVGHALIKLLGSLPCVVQWVDERDELFPDETPANVQVEATDTPDAIVDAAPPGAYFLVMTHNHALDFSLAARIMRRRDFAYFGMIGSKTKRVKFERRLLDRGVDLDRLVEMTCPIGVAGIVDKAPSAIAVAVCAELLQIRTRQVVAQRATQQFCASV
- the xdhA gene encoding xanthine dehydrogenase small subunit, whose translation is MTEPIRFYHRNAIREIKDAPVTRTVLQYLREDAHCTGTKEGCAEGDCGACTVVIGERNEAGGVDFKAVNACIQFVPTLDGKALYTVEDLRQPDGSLHPVQEAMVECHGSQCGFCTPGFIMSMWSLYEKHGHEHSCANKTVPSRDAISNALTGNLCRCTGYRPIVDAAVRMFEAPAPKAPVDIEALSKTLATIERKDTFHYQHAGQQFDAPRTIEALAKIKEAAPATRILAGSTDIGLWVTKMMRDLGNIVYVGQIAELQKLETNDEWIEIGAGVSVEKAYTEIVKQYPELFEMQQRFASLPIRNAGTLGGNIANGSPIGDSMPGLIALGARVIVRGGETEREMPLEDLYLAYQKKDMAEHEFVVGLKVPSRTGVRKNLQFRSYKLSKRFDSDISAVCAAFSFIADGNVIRDPRIAFGGMAATSKRATHAEAVLRDAEWHEATAQAAMLALGNDYAPLSDMRATSNYRLESAKNTLYRFWLETRPNNPLPKSALDVRAVAAACAPAGV
- the xdhB gene encoding xanthine dehydrogenase molybdopterin binding subunit, with amino-acid sequence MNQHAEPFLKDLKELDDFTQVHVSRPHESAHLHVSGRATYTDDIPTLAGTLHAALGLSSKAHAKIVSISLDKVRATPGVVAIFTADDIPGVNDVGPIIHGDDPILADGLVQYIGQPIFIVVATSHDTARLAARRADIVYEELPAILTAQQARAANQHVLPPMKLARGEADTKIARAAHREAGEMLLGGQEQFYLEGQISYAVPKDDDGMHVYCSTQHPTEMQHMVAHALGVASHNVLIECRRMGGGFGGKESQSGLFACCAALAAWKLLCPVKLRPDRDDDMMVTGKRHDFHYTYEVGYDDKGVIDGVTVDMTSRCGFSADLSGPVMTRALCHFDNAYWLSDVTIDGFCGKTNTQSNTAFRGFGGPQGAFAIEYIMDNVARSVGEDSLDVRRRNLYGKTERNQTPYGQIVEDNVIHELIDELEATSEYRARRAAINEFNANNEILKKGMALTPVKFGIAFNVTHFNQAGALVHIYTDGSVLVNHGGTEMGQGLNTKVAQVVAHELGIGFNRIRVTATDTSKIANTSATAASTGSDLNGKAAQDAARQLRERLSAFAAERFGAGNVSASEVRFMHDRVVVGEMIVPFEEVIAKAYVARIQLWSDGFYATPKLYWDQSKLQGRPFYYYSYGAAVSEVVIDTLTGEMRVLRADALHDVGASLNPALDVGQVEGAFIQGMGWLTTEELWWNPGGKLMTHAPSTYKIPTVNDTPPDFRVRLFKNRNAEDSIHRSKATGEPPLLLPFSVFFAVRDAVSAVGDHKVNPPLNAPATSEEILKAVGAVRAATIAARQ
- a CDS encoding LysR substrate-binding domain-containing protein is translated as MDDTAASLDIWLVRVLRTLLVERSVTQTALRLNQTQPAISTALRKLRETLNDPILVRGKSGMVPTEYGESLLAAAQRVLRDVDFVATPHGDFDPGRSRRTFRVAAPDYLNDFFMPTVIAQFREAAPHARLEIGSLSPLLDYSAALDAGELDLVIGNWPKPEPRFERSDLFSDTVVCMMRADHPLTRMPLTREAYLAAPHLAPTPYSGASSGAIDIGFARARAERRIVATLPYFGLVPQTLLQSDLIFTTTRRFAMHYAGMLPLAVIDVPIPFPRIKCYQLWHPQPDRPSDVGWLRTLMSQVSDTLVAQKVRRAKRAPKKETSAATG
- a CDS encoding MFS transporter, yielding MSTDSATPRTEFATTMQIIPVVFFTFLCYLTIGIPLAVLPGYVHDDLGYSAVLAGAAISVQYLATLASRPLAGRSADTLGPKRTVTIGLLGCGASGVLLLLAVLCGRWPVVSLGLLVCSRLVLGFGESLCGTGAILWGIGRVGTSNNARVISWNGIATYGALAVGAPLGVAIAHTVGFAALGILVIMLAALGFYLARPIAPVPIVHGERMSYRSVFTRVLPHGLGLALGSAGFGSIATFITLFYAAKHWPNAALSLTVFGTLFIGARLLFANTIKTYGGFRVAIASFSFECAGLLMLWLAPEPHIALAGAALTGFGFALVFPALGVEAVGLVPPASRGAALSAYSVFLDLSLGITGPLAGYIAGEFGYAQVFLFAAVASAAAVGLSTMLYLRNARAPGSPAIT